A stretch of Babylonia areolata isolate BAREFJ2019XMU chromosome 23, ASM4173473v1, whole genome shotgun sequence DNA encodes these proteins:
- the LOC143297828 gene encoding biliverdin reductase A-like isoform X3, translating into MAATRSAFGVVVIGIGIAGRVRIRDLQECSCGLELKGFVSRREIEVPGVPRLSMADALTASDISAVIICTENDMHEDYIRQSLESGKHVLVEYPVALSSTVTRDLYTLAANKGLVLHEENIAFLTESHQALKSMAATRQLKTATNSLIGNFNGWVEKLPQNGKPFLSTIAGLQTLYDVFGDMKATKASLDITDTVIKFSGEFMLKSDSGKVTVEGERHREKVQRTSRTYVEFEDGEVFDSSAVKSAAPPGPKKPGLFMRDLEIFAAKLRGEKPVDADVSRSVRCIEIAEEAHALLH; encoded by the exons ATGGCAGCAACACGTTCTGCGTTCGGGGTTGTGGTGATTGGAATTGGTATTGCAGGTCGCGTGCGCATTAGAGACCTTCAGGAATGCTCGTGCGGACTTGAACTTAAAGGATTTGTGTCCAG GAGGGAAATAGAAGTTCCTGGTGTGCCTCGGCTGTCAATGGCAGATGCTCTCACAGCTTCGGACATCAGTGCTGTTATCATCTGCACAGAAAATGATATGCATGAGGATTATATACG GCAGTCACTGGAGAGTGGGAAGCATGTGCTTGTAGAGTATCCGGTGGCTCTTTCTTCGACTGTCACTCGTGACCTCTACACCCTGGCAGCAAACAAAG GTTTGGTTCTGCACGAAGAAAACATTGCATTTCTGACAGAGAGTCACCAAGCCCTGAAATCAATGGCTGCCACCAGACAACTGAAAACTGCCACTAACTCCCTCATTG GCAATTTCAACGGCTGGGTGGAGAAACTGCCTCAGAATGGCAAGCCGTTCTTGTCAACCATTGCTGGTTTGCAGACCTTGTATGATGTCTTTGGTGACATGAAGGCGACGAAAGCTTCCTTGGACATCACTGATACAGTCATCAAGTTTAGTGGAGAATTCATGCTGAAGTCCGACAGTGG GAAGGTGACTGTGGAAGGGGAGAGGCACAGGGAAAAGGTCCAGCGTACAAGTCGTACGTATGTGGAGTTCGAGGACGGAGAAGTGTTCGACTCCTCGGCTGTAAAATCAGCAGCACCCCCAGGACCAAAGAagccag gtCTCTTTATGCGGGATCTAGAAATTTTTGCTGCAAAGCTGCGAGGAGAAAAACCAGTGGATGCCGACGTTTCACGGTCTGTTCGCTGCATTGAGATTGCCGAAGAAGCCCATGCACTCCTCCATTAG
- the LOC143297828 gene encoding biliverdin reductase A-like isoform X1 → MAATRSAFGVVVIGIGIAGRVRIRDLQECSCGLELKGFVSRREIEVPGVPRLSMADALTASDISAVIICTENDMHEDYIRQSLESGKHVLVEYPVALSSTVTRDLYTLAANKGLVLHEENIAFLTESHQALKSMAATRQLKTATNSLIGNFNGWVEKLPQNGKPFLSTIAGLQTLYDVFGDMKATKASLDITDTVIKFSGEFMLKSDSGKVTVEGERHREKVQRTSRTYVEFEDGEVFDSSAVKSAAPPGPKKPGTGTGLFMRDLEIFAAKLRGEKPVDADVSRSVRCIEIAEEAHALLH, encoded by the exons ATGGCAGCAACACGTTCTGCGTTCGGGGTTGTGGTGATTGGAATTGGTATTGCAGGTCGCGTGCGCATTAGAGACCTTCAGGAATGCTCGTGCGGACTTGAACTTAAAGGATTTGTGTCCAG GAGGGAAATAGAAGTTCCTGGTGTGCCTCGGCTGTCAATGGCAGATGCTCTCACAGCTTCGGACATCAGTGCTGTTATCATCTGCACAGAAAATGATATGCATGAGGATTATATACG GCAGTCACTGGAGAGTGGGAAGCATGTGCTTGTAGAGTATCCGGTGGCTCTTTCTTCGACTGTCACTCGTGACCTCTACACCCTGGCAGCAAACAAAG GTTTGGTTCTGCACGAAGAAAACATTGCATTTCTGACAGAGAGTCACCAAGCCCTGAAATCAATGGCTGCCACCAGACAACTGAAAACTGCCACTAACTCCCTCATTG GCAATTTCAACGGCTGGGTGGAGAAACTGCCTCAGAATGGCAAGCCGTTCTTGTCAACCATTGCTGGTTTGCAGACCTTGTATGATGTCTTTGGTGACATGAAGGCGACGAAAGCTTCCTTGGACATCACTGATACAGTCATCAAGTTTAGTGGAGAATTCATGCTGAAGTCCGACAGTGG GAAGGTGACTGTGGAAGGGGAGAGGCACAGGGAAAAGGTCCAGCGTACAAGTCGTACGTATGTGGAGTTCGAGGACGGAGAAGTGTTCGACTCCTCGGCTGTAAAATCAGCAGCACCCCCAGGACCAAAGAagccaggtacaggtacag gtCTCTTTATGCGGGATCTAGAAATTTTTGCTGCAAAGCTGCGAGGAGAAAAACCAGTGGATGCCGACGTTTCACGGTCTGTTCGCTGCATTGAGATTGCCGAAGAAGCCCATGCACTCCTCCATTAG
- the LOC143297828 gene encoding biliverdin reductase A-like isoform X2, which yields MAATRSAFGVVVIGIGIAGRVRIRDLQECSCGLELKGFVSRREIEVPGVPRLSMADALTASDISAVIICTENDMHEDYIRQSLESGKHVLVEYPVALSSTVTRDLYTLAANKGLVLHEENIAFLTESHQALKSMAATRQLKTATNSLIGNFNGWVEKLPQNGKPFLSTIAGLQTLYDVFGDMKATKASLDITDTVIKFSGEFMLKSDSGKVTVEGERHREKVQRTSRTYVEFEDGEVFDSSAVKSAAPPGPKKPGTGLFMRDLEIFAAKLRGEKPVDADVSRSVRCIEIAEEAHALLH from the exons ATGGCAGCAACACGTTCTGCGTTCGGGGTTGTGGTGATTGGAATTGGTATTGCAGGTCGCGTGCGCATTAGAGACCTTCAGGAATGCTCGTGCGGACTTGAACTTAAAGGATTTGTGTCCAG GAGGGAAATAGAAGTTCCTGGTGTGCCTCGGCTGTCAATGGCAGATGCTCTCACAGCTTCGGACATCAGTGCTGTTATCATCTGCACAGAAAATGATATGCATGAGGATTATATACG GCAGTCACTGGAGAGTGGGAAGCATGTGCTTGTAGAGTATCCGGTGGCTCTTTCTTCGACTGTCACTCGTGACCTCTACACCCTGGCAGCAAACAAAG GTTTGGTTCTGCACGAAGAAAACATTGCATTTCTGACAGAGAGTCACCAAGCCCTGAAATCAATGGCTGCCACCAGACAACTGAAAACTGCCACTAACTCCCTCATTG GCAATTTCAACGGCTGGGTGGAGAAACTGCCTCAGAATGGCAAGCCGTTCTTGTCAACCATTGCTGGTTTGCAGACCTTGTATGATGTCTTTGGTGACATGAAGGCGACGAAAGCTTCCTTGGACATCACTGATACAGTCATCAAGTTTAGTGGAGAATTCATGCTGAAGTCCGACAGTGG GAAGGTGACTGTGGAAGGGGAGAGGCACAGGGAAAAGGTCCAGCGTACAAGTCGTACGTATGTGGAGTTCGAGGACGGAGAAGTGTTCGACTCCTCGGCTGTAAAATCAGCAGCACCCCCAGGACCAAAGAagccaggtacag gtCTCTTTATGCGGGATCTAGAAATTTTTGCTGCAAAGCTGCGAGGAGAAAAACCAGTGGATGCCGACGTTTCACGGTCTGTTCGCTGCATTGAGATTGCCGAAGAAGCCCATGCACTCCTCCATTAG